In the Numida meleagris isolate 19003 breed g44 Domestic line chromosome 5, NumMel1.0, whole genome shotgun sequence genome, one interval contains:
- the BNIP3 gene encoding BCL2/adenovirus E1B 19 kDa protein-interacting protein 3 — translation MSRLSPQEENLQGSWVELHFSSNGNGNGNGAAATSQEQVPASISIHNGDMEKILLDAQHESGRSSSRESSHCDSPPRSQTPLDSHRALEIESHSSGEKNSFQSEEDFLERRKEVERLLKKNADWIWDWSSRPENIPPKEFLFKHPRRIATLSMRNTSVMKKGGIFSAEFLKVFLPSLLLSHLLAIGLGIYIGRRLTTTASSSTF, via the exons ATGTCGCGGCTCAGCCCGCAGGAGGAGAACCTGCAGG GTTCCTGGGTAGAACTTCACTTCAGCAGCAATGGAAACGGCAACGGAAACGGCGCGGCAGCGACGAGCCAAGAACAAGTACCGGCTTCCATTTCCATTCACAATGGCGACATGGAGAAAATACTCCTTGATGCTCAGCACGAATCTGGAAGAAGCAGCTCCAGAGAAAGCTCGCATTGCGACAG CCCTCCTCGTTCCCAGACACCTCTGGACAGTCACAGAGCTCTGGAAATAGAGAGTCATAGCAGCGGAGAGAAGAACAGctttcag TCCGAAGAGGACTTCcttgaaaggaggaaagaagtaGAAAGGCTCCTGAAGAAGAATGCAGATTGGATATGGGATTGGTCCAGCAGGCCTGAGAACATCCCCCCGAA GGAATTCCTTTTCAAACATCCCAGGCGCATAGCTACACTCAGCATGAGGAACACCAGCGTAATGAAGAAGGGGGGGatattttcagcagaatttttgaaggttttcctcccatctctgcttctttctcatttgcttGCCATTGGACTAGg GATTTACATTGGAAGACGCCTCACAACCACAGCTTCAAGCAGTACTTTCTGA